In a genomic window of Wyeomyia smithii strain HCP4-BCI-WySm-NY-G18 chromosome 1, ASM2978416v1, whole genome shotgun sequence:
- the LOC129730653 gene encoding 28S ribosomal protein S24, mitochondrial isoform X2 — protein sequence MLQNIRLHPIASLLKRTLSTTAACSKSQSGRYKITPKGDRPLTYEMANPPHQIAHRKAWNSWNTSNLEGEQRASQTMLEDEFVRRFMTGTWHGLVLSEVIIKRQHNHIRIAAIIRRGITPRKMYFLIGYCEELLAYWLQCPVTLELQTTEDRKDVIFKYI from the exons ATGTTACAAAATATCCGCTTG CATCCCATTGCGTCTTTGCTCAAAAGAACGCTCTCCACAACGGCGGCATGTAGCAAATCTCAGTCCGGGCGGTACAAGATCACACCGAAAGGCGACCGACCGCTAACGTACGAAATGGCCAATCCACCCCATCAAATAGCCCACCGCAAAGCGTGGAACTCGTGGAACACCT CCAACCTCGAGGGAGAGCAGCGCGCCTCGCAAACCATGCTAGAGGACGAATTCGTGCGTCGCTTCATGACCGGCACCTGGCACGGGCTGGTACTGTCGGAGGTGATCATCAAGCGGCAGCACAACCACATCCGGATAGCGGCCATCATACGGCGCGGAATCACGCCCCGAAAGATGTACTTTTTGATCGGCTACTGCGAGGAACTGCTCGCCTACTGGCTCCAGTGCCCGGTGACACTCGAGCTGCAAACAACCGAGGACAGGAAAGATGTGATCTTCAAGTATATCTAG
- the LOC129730653 gene encoding 28S ribosomal protein S24, mitochondrial isoform X1 yields MHFYNLFSPQHPIASLLKRTLSTTAACSKSQSGRYKITPKGDRPLTYEMANPPHQIAHRKAWNSWNTSNLEGEQRASQTMLEDEFVRRFMTGTWHGLVLSEVIIKRQHNHIRIAAIIRRGITPRKMYFLIGYCEELLAYWLQCPVTLELQTTEDRKDVIFKYI; encoded by the exons A TGCATTTTTATAACCTGTTCTCTCCACAGCATCCCATTGCGTCTTTGCTCAAAAGAACGCTCTCCACAACGGCGGCATGTAGCAAATCTCAGTCCGGGCGGTACAAGATCACACCGAAAGGCGACCGACCGCTAACGTACGAAATGGCCAATCCACCCCATCAAATAGCCCACCGCAAAGCGTGGAACTCGTGGAACACCT CCAACCTCGAGGGAGAGCAGCGCGCCTCGCAAACCATGCTAGAGGACGAATTCGTGCGTCGCTTCATGACCGGCACCTGGCACGGGCTGGTACTGTCGGAGGTGATCATCAAGCGGCAGCACAACCACATCCGGATAGCGGCCATCATACGGCGCGGAATCACGCCCCGAAAGATGTACTTTTTGATCGGCTACTGCGAGGAACTGCTCGCCTACTGGCTCCAGTGCCCGGTGACACTCGAGCTGCAAACAACCGAGGACAGGAAAGATGTGATCTTCAAGTATATCTAG